A single region of the Candidatus Sysuiplasma acidicola genome encodes:
- a CDS encoding IS110 family transposase yields MPLFSYLLSPCSLCHTSVRHTIFLFLSFCFRFYTIFQCTPGQLRKTKTDELDCELIAEFTRKNHMHHEQTKWSGDDAGLKERTRVRQRLVDRAAKTKAQLRRDLDILCPGLSQEMRDVNTPSNIALLRSFCQHTRLFNATADEIEKVISRFYAVKSKTAEKAKTLAGIFAGRKTADGLEEPLVDEVRYLIRELELISECTEHQERKIGKEMEKKGSLVATVPGIGPVTAAIIECEIASTGRFETVNDVIAFAGLDPQKSDSGKYESTGLPISKRGSKALRTALFQSALPAIQCNPACTVLYDRLIARGKHKKVARIAVARKLLIQAFSVMRHGKEFTIPQLYLKAKAEKCVA; encoded by the coding sequence TTGCCTCTCTTCTCATATCTGCTCTCTCCATGTTCCCTGTGTCATACATCTGTCAGACATACTATCTTCCTCTTTCTCTCTTTCTGTTTTCGTTTTTACACAATTTTCCAGTGTACTCCCGGGCAGCTCAGAAAGACGAAGACGGATGAGCTCGACTGTGAACTCATCGCGGAGTTCACACGCAAGAACCACATGCATCACGAACAGACAAAGTGGTCCGGGGATGACGCGGGACTCAAGGAGAGAACACGTGTCAGGCAGCGGCTTGTCGACAGGGCGGCGAAGACAAAGGCACAGCTCAGAAGGGACCTGGACATACTCTGTCCGGGACTTTCGCAGGAAATGAGAGATGTGAATACACCTTCGAATATTGCACTGCTCAGGAGTTTCTGCCAGCACACGCGTCTGTTCAATGCTACGGCCGACGAGATTGAGAAAGTCATCTCCCGTTTCTATGCAGTCAAATCGAAGACGGCAGAGAAAGCAAAAACCCTTGCAGGCATATTCGCCGGCAGGAAGACAGCAGACGGTCTCGAAGAACCGCTCGTCGATGAGGTGCGCTACCTCATCAGGGAGCTTGAACTCATCAGCGAATGCACTGAGCATCAGGAGAGGAAGATAGGGAAGGAGATGGAGAAGAAGGGCAGCCTGGTTGCAACAGTGCCGGGCATCGGCCCCGTCACTGCAGCAATCATAGAGTGCGAAATTGCCAGCACGGGAAGGTTCGAGACTGTGAATGATGTGATTGCGTTCGCCGGTCTGGATCCGCAGAAAAGTGATTCGGGCAAGTATGAGAGCACGGGTTTGCCCATATCAAAGAGGGGGAGCAAGGCACTGAGAACAGCACTCTTCCAGAGTGCCTTGCCCGCGATACAGTGCAATCCGGCCTGCACCGTCCTCTACGACAGGCTCATTGCAAGGGGAAAGCACAAGAAAGTCGCAAGGATTGCCGTTGCACGGAAGCTTCTCATT